gagatgtgtctcggtcatgtctacatagttctcggaccctgcgggtccacacgcttaacgttcgatgatgatttgtattatgagttatgtgatttgatgaccgaagtttgttcggagtcccagatgaggtcatggacataatgaggagtctcgaaatggtcgagacataaagaatgatatattggacgacgtTATTCGGACATCGGATAAGTTCCGAGAGGTACCAGATAactatcggagtgccggagggttatcggaaccctcggggggaactaatgggccttcacGGGCCTTAGTGGAGATAGAGAAGGGCCGCAAGGGGCTGGACGCCCCCCCTTggcggtccgaattggactaggggaagcggggccctttcctttccctctccctctcccttccttctccccccttccaccaagtggaatcctactaggacttggagtcctagtaggaatcctctctgtggcgcgccctacaggggccggtcggcctccccctctctgttggggaacgttgcagaaaattaaaatttttcctacggtttcaccaagatccatctatgagttcatctaagcaacgagtcaagggagagagtttgcatctacataccacttgtagatcgcgtgcggaagcttgcaaggtgatgatgtagtcgtactcgacgtgatccaaatcaccgatgaccagcgccgaacggacggcaccttcgcgttcaacacacgtacgggacgggagacgtctcctccttcttgatccagcaagggggaaggagaggttgatgaagatccagcagcacgacggcgtggtggtggatgcagggcgtcacagcagcagggcttcgccgagactacgagggagagacgtaacggggggagatggaggcgccaggggctggtgtatgaagtccctcctctcccccactatatataggggtgacaagggggggcgccggccctagtagatgagatctactaggggggcggcggcctaggggaggtttccctcccccccaaggcacctaggggtgccttccaccactaggactcctcctagggggaaaccctaggcgcatgggcctataggggctggtgcccttggcccatgaaggccaaggcgcacccccctacagcccatgtggccccccgggacaggtggccccacccggtggacccccgggacccttccggtggtcccggtacaataccgataaccccgaaacttgtcccgatgcccgaaatagcacttcctatatataattctttacctccggaccattccggaactccttgtgacgtccgggatctcatccgggactccgaacaacattcgggtttctgcatatacatatcttcataaccctagcgtcaccgaaccttaagtgtgtagaccctacgggttcgggagacatgcagacatgaccgagacgctctcagtcaataaccatcagcgggatctggatacccatgatggctcccacatgctcctcgatgttgtcatcggatgaaccacgatgtcgaggattcgatcaaaccctgtatgcaattccctttgtcaatcggtacgttacatgcccgagactcgatcgtcggtatcccaataccttgttcagtctcgttactggcaagtcactttactcgtaccgtaatgcatgatcccgtgtccaacaccttggtcacattgagctcaatacgatgatgcattaccgagtgggcccagagatacctctccgtcatacggagtgacaaatcccagtctcgatccgtgtcaacccaacagctactttcggaaatacctgtaatgcacctttatagtcacccagttacgttgtgacgtttgatacacccaaggcactcctacggtatccgggagttacacgatctcatggtctaaggaagagatattcgacattggcaaagctctagcaaaacgaactacacgatcttttatgctatgcttaggattgggtcttgtccatcacatcattctcctaatgatgtgatcccgttatcaacgacatccaatgtccatagtcaggaaaccatgactatctgttgatcacaacgagctggtcaactagaggcttaccagggacatattgtggtctaagtattcacacgtgtattacgatttccggataatatagttatagcatgaataaaagacaattatcatgaacaatgaaatataataatacttttattattgcctctagggcatatttccaacagtctcccacttgcactagagtcaccaatctagttacattgtgatgaatcgaacacccatagagttctggtgttgatcatgttttgcacgcgagagaggtttagtcagcggatctgcgacattcagatccctgtgcactttgcaaatctctatgtctccatcttgaacattttcacggatggagttgaaacgacgcttgatgtgcctggtcttcttgtgaaacctgggctccttggcgagggcaatagctccagtgttgtcacagaagagtttgatcggccccgacgcattgggtatgactcctaggtcggtgatgaactccttcacccaaatcgcttcatgtgctgcctccgaggctgccatgtactccgcttcacacgtagatcccgccacgacgctctgcttgcagctgcaccagcttactgctccaccattcaacatatacacgtatccggtttgtgacttagagtcatccagatctgagtcgaagctagcgtcgacgtaaccctttacgacgagctcttcgtctcctccataaacgagaaacatgtccttcgtccttttcaggtacttcaggatattcttgaccgctgtccagtgttccttaccgggattactttggtatcttgctaccaaactcacggcaaggtttacatcgggtctggtacatagcatggcatacataatagatcctatggctgaagcataggggatgacactcatctcttctttatcttttgccgtggtcggtgactgagctgagctcagtctcacaccttgtaacataggcaagaaccccttcttggactgatccattctgaatctcttcaaaatcttatcaaggtatgtgctttgtgaaagacctatgaggcgtctcgatctatctctatagatcttgatgcctaatatataagcagcttctccaaggtccttcattgaaaaacacttattcaagtaggccttaatgctgtccagaaattctatatcatttcccatcaagagtatgtcatctacatataatatgagaaatgctacagagctcccactcactttcttgtaaacgcaggcttctccataagtctgcataaacccaaacgctttgatcatctcatcaaagcgaatgttccaactccgagatgcttgcaccagtccataaatggatcgctggagcttgcatactttgttagtgttccgaggatcgacaaaaccttccggctgcattatatacagttcttccttaagatgcccgttaaggaatgctgttttgacgtccatctgccatatctcataatcatagtatgcggcaattgctaacatgattcggacggactttagcttcgctacgggagagaatgtctcgtcgtagtcaatcccttgaacctgtcgataacccttagtgacaagtcgagctttatagatggtaatattaccatccgcgtccgtcttcttcttaaagatccatttgttttctatcgctcgccgatcatcgggcaagtctgtcaaagtccatactttgttttcatacatggattctatctcggatttcatggcttcaagccatttgttggaatccgggcccgccattgcttcttcatagttcgaaggttcattgttgtctaacaacatgatttccaggacagggttgccgtaccactctggtgcggaacgtgtccttgtggacctacgaagttcagcagtaacttgatccgaagtaccttgatcatcatcattgttatcctcttcagttggtgtgggcatcacaggaacggtttcctgcgctgcgccactttcctgctcaagaggtagtacttcatcgagttctactttcctcccacttacttctttcgagagaaactctttttccagaaagcatccgttcttggctacaaagatcttgccttcggatcttaagtagaaggtataccctaaagtttccttagggtatcctatgaatacgcatttttccgacttgggttcgagcttttcaggttgaagtttcttgacataagcatcgcatccccaaactttcagaaacgacagcttaggtttctttccaaaccataattcatacggtgtcgtctcaaggatttagacggtgccctatttaaagtgaatgtagctgtctctagagcgtatccccaaaatgatagcggtaaatcggtaagagacatcatagaccgcaccatatccaatagagtgcgattacgacgttcggacacaccgtttcgctgaggtgttccaggcggcgtgagctgtgaaacgattccacatttctttaagtgtgtaccaaattcgtgacttaagtattctcctccacgatctgatcgtaagaattttatcttttggtcacgttgattctccacctcattctgaaattccttgaacttttcaaaggtctcagacttgtgtttcattaagtagacatacccatatctactcaagtcatctgtgagagtgagaacataacgatatcctccgcgagcctcaacgctcattggaccgcacacatcggtatgtatgatttccaacaagttggttgctcgctccattgttccggagaacggagtcttggtcattttgcccaaaaggcatggttcgcacgtgtcaaatgattcataatcaagagactctaaaagtccatcggcatggagcttcttcatgcgcttgacaccaatgtgaccaaggcggcagtgccacaagtatgtgggactatcgttatcaactttaaatcttttggcatctacactatgaacatgtgtaatattacgctcgagattcattaagaataaatcattgaccatcggagcatgaccataaaacatatctctcatataaatcaaacaaccattattctcagacttaaatgagtagccatctcgtattaaacgagatccagatacaatgttcatgctcaaacttggcactaaaataacaattattaaggttcaaaactaatcccgtaggtaaatgtagaggcagcgtgccgacggcgatcacatcgactctggaaccattcccgacgcgcatcgtcacctcgtccttcgccagtctccgtttattccgcagctcctgctgtgagttacaaatatgagcaacggcaccggtatcaaatacccaggagttactacgagtactggtaaggtacacatcaatcacatgtatatcaaatatacctttggtgttgccggccttcttatccgctaagtatttggggcagttccgcttccagtgacccttccccttgcaataaaagcactcagtctcaggcttgggtccattctttgacttcttcccggtaactggcttaccaggcgcggcaacatctttgccgtccttcttgaagttcttcttacccttgcccttcttgaacttagtggtcttattgaccatcaacacttgatgttctttcttgatttcagcctctgctgacttcagcatcgagaacacttcaggaatggtcttttccatcccctgcatgttgtagttcatcacaaagctcttgtagcttggtgggagcgactggaggattctgtcaatgacagcctcatctgggaggttaatgttcagctgggtcatacggttgtgcaacccagacatcttcaggatgtgctcactgacagaactgttttcctccatcttacaactgtagaacttgtcggagacatcatatctctcgacccgggcatgagcttgaaaaactagtttcagctcttcgaacatctcatatgctccgtggtgctcaaaacgcttttggagccccggttctaagctgtaaagcatgccgcactgaacgagggagtaatcatcagcacgagactgccaagcattcataatgtcttggttctctgggacgggagcgtcacctagcggtccttctaggacatattgtttcctggcagctatgaggatgatcctcaggttccggacccagtccgtatagttgctgccatcatctttcagcttggttttctctaggaacgcgttgaagttcatgttgacattagcgttggccattgatctacaagacatatttgcaaaggttttagaccaagttcatgataataaagttctaatcaaattatgaactcccacttagattagacatccctctagtcatctaagtgttacacgatccgagtcgactagcccgtgtccgatcatcacgtgagacggactagtcatcgtcggtgaacattctcatgttgatcgtatcttccatatgattcgtgttcgacctttcggtctccgtgttccgaggccatgtctgcacatgctaggctcgtcaagttaaccctaagtgttttcgctgtgtaaaactatcttacacccgttgtatgtgaacgtaagaatccatcacacccgatcatcacgtggtgcttagaagcgacgaactgtagcaacggtgcacagttaggggagaacacttcttgaaattttataagggatcatcttatttactaccgtcgtcctaagtaaacaagatgcataatacataataaacatcacatgcaattatatagttgtgacatgatatggccaatatcatatagctccattgatcttcatcttcggggctccatgatcatcttgtcaccggcttgacaccatgatctccatcatcatgatctccatcatcgtgtcttcatgaagttgtcacgccaacgactacttctacttctatgactaacgtttagcaataaagtaaagtagtttacatggcgttattcaatgacacgcaggtcatacaaaaaataatgacaactcctatggctcctgccggttgtcatactcatcaacatgcaagtcgtgaatcctattacaaagaacatgatctcatacatcacaattcatcattcatcacaacttctggccatatcacatcacatgatcaatcgctgcaaaaacaagttagacgtcctctaattgttgttgcatcttttacgtggctgcaattgggttctagcaagaacgttttcttacctacgaattaccacaacgtgattttgtcaacttctatttacccttcataagggccctgttcatcgattccgctccaactaaggtgggagagacagacacccgccagccaccttatgcaactagtgcatgtcagtcggtggaaccggtctcacgtaagcgtacgtgtaaggttggtccgggccgcttcatcccacaataccgttgagcaagaaaagactagtagaggcaagtaagatgacaaaatccacgcccacaacaaaattgtgttctactcgtgcaaagagaactacgcataaacctggctctgataccactgttggggaatgttgcagaaaattaaaatttttcctacggtttcaccaagatccatctatgagttcatctaagcaacgagtcaagggagagagtttgcatctacataccacttgtagatcgcgtgcggaagcttgcaagggatgatgtagtcgtactcgacgtgatccaaatcaccgatgaccagcgccgaacggacggcacctccgcgttcaacacacgtacgggacgggagacgtctcctccttcttgatccagcaagggggaaggagaggttgatgaagatccagcagcacgacggcgtggtggtggatgcagggcgtcacagcagcagggcttcgccgagactacgagggagagacgtaacggggggagatggaggcgccaggggctggtgtatgaagtccctcctctcccccactatatataggggtgccaagggggggcgccggccctagtagatgagatctactaggggggcggcggcctaggggaggtttccctcccccccaaggcacctaggggtgccttccaccactaggactcctcctagggggaaaccctaggcgcatgggcctataggggctggtgcccttggcccatgaaggccaaggcgcaccccctacagcccatgtggccccccgggacaggtggccccacccggtggacccccgggacccttccggtggtcccggtacaataccgataaccccgaaacttgtcccgatgcccgaaatagcacttcctatatataattctttacctccggaccattccggaactccttgtgacgtccgggatctcatccgggactccgaacaacattcgggtttctgcatatacatatcttcataaccctagcgtcaccgaaccttaagtgtgtagaccctacgggttcgggagacatgcagacatgaccgagacgctctcagtcaataaccatcagcaggatctggatacccatgatggctcccacatgctcctcgatgttgtcatcggatgaaccacgatgtcgaggattcgatcaaaccctgtatgcaatttcctttgtcaatcggtacgttacttgcccgagactcgatcgtcggtatcccaataccttgttcagtctcgttactggcaagtcactttactcgtaccgtaatgcatgatcccgtgtccaacaccttggtcacattgagctcaatatgatgatgcattaccgagtgggcccagagatacctctccgtcatacggagtgacaaatcccagtctcgatccgtgtcaacccaacagctactttcggagatacctgtaatgcacctttataatcacccagttacgttgtgacgtttgatacacccaaggcactcctacggtatccgggagttacacgatctcatggtctaagaaagagatattcgacattggcaaagctctagcaaaacgaactacacgatcttttatgctatgcttaggattgggtcttgtccatcacatcattctcctaatgatgtgatcccgttatcaacgacatccaatgtccatagtcaggaaaccatgactatctattgatcacaacgagctggtcaactagaggcttaccagggacatattgtggtctaagtattcacacgtgtattacgatttccggataatacagttatagcatgaataaaagacaattatcatgaacaatgaaatataataatacttttattattgcctctagggcatatttccaacactctcctcctttatatacggaggcaggagggcaccctagaacagacaatatcaattgtcttagccgtgtgcggtgccccctccacagtttatcacctcggtcatatcgtcgtagtgcttaggcgaagccttgagccggtaacttcatcatcaccgtcgccacgccgtcgtgctgacggaactctccctcgtcctcaactggatcaagagctcgagggacgtcatcgtactgaacgtgtgctgaacacggaggtgccgtacgttcgatgctaggatcagttggatcgcgaagacgttcgactacatcaaccgcgttactaaacgcttccgctttcggtctatgagggtacgtggacacactctcccctctcgttgctttgcatcacctagatagatcttgcgtgatcataggattttttttgaaatactgcgttccccaacacctattgcccttccgatgaagcgtgagtagtttacctcagacctacgcgtccatagctagtagctagatggcttcttctctctctttgattctcaatacaatgttcttatcgatgttcttggggatctatcagatgtatcaagtcatgttttagtattagatacatcagtATCTAaacgaatctaagacaagaattttgggatggagggagtataagtttttgtagagattccactatgaactactactccctctgttcctaaatataagtctttgtagggatcccaatatggactacatgcagatcaaaatgagtgaatctacactctaaaatgcatctatatacattcatatgtggttcatagtgaaatctgtacaaagacttatatttatgaacgaaggaggtacatacgaagcaaaatgagtgaatctacactctaaaatgaatctatatacatccgtatgtggtctatAGTGaagtctctacaaagacttatatttagaaacagagagaGTACTTATGAAAAGCATTAATCCAACACCATATATGTTGGCATGAATtatcaaaatcacctagggagcaaatGTGATTTCAGTTGACTTTCGTCCTTGGTGACCATATCCGGGTGCCGTATCCTTGTCAAATTGTAACTTTATAAATTTTGGAATTTCTGTCCACCGTTAAAAGGACAAATAGTCATCCTATTTTTAAAAGCCATAGTTACCCTCTTTCTAGAGATTGTGAAGCAATTTCCAGAAGTTTGACCATTTCTTATTAGAAGATTATTAATTAATCTCAGCAACACTAAAACAAAAGGAGCTGCACTTAATTCCACGTGTTGTTTGTGCGGAGTAATTCCAATCAATACAGAAAGTCAAACCGCCTTTTCAACGGCATGCGTTCCCGTTTTCAACCGCCCAAAGGGGACACCGGCATGACAACATTGAAGACGTGCTTCGAAATGCACTAATTAAATACCGATAATCAAGAGAAGAAACGAAGAAAGAGAAATGAAAAATTGGAAAAAGAAATCCAGTCAAAGCAGACTACCCCCGGGCAGGCAGCGTCGCCATCTCCCTCAGCTGCCTTGCTCCGTAGAAACCGTGTCCCCCTCTCCctccccccctccctccctccccgatCGACAGCAATAGCGGCGGTCAAAAGCCTCTCCTGCGACGACCCCTCCAACCCCCGTCCGTGTCTTCTCCCCCCCCTCCcgcagtctccacgaaggagcagCGCAGGCGCCGGAGCGGCCTTTTCTCCTCTGGTTGCCGCGGCCAAGCTGAGTCGCCACGGatctcgcggcggcggcggagaagggggAGCGCTGGAGGGGCCCATGAGCCTCGCCGGCTCCGCCCTGGAGGCGGCCCTGCAGGCGGTGGGGCGCGGcctcgacgccgccggcgaccaccgcctgcTCTACTGCAAGGGCGCCGGGAGGCTCGTGGCGCTCGACGAGGCCCGCGCGCGGGACCTGCCCATCGGCGGCGGCGTCCTCTGCGGCGTGCCCCCCGACGTCGAGGTAGAGGCCTACCGCGGCAACCCCGAGCGCAGCCGCCCGCCCCCTCCTGGTGCCGCCCCCGACGAGCCCTTCGTCTGCAGCTTCGACAAGGTGAGGGAGGTGCTCAGGACCGGAGTCCCGATTTTGGGGCGTTTGAGCAGATCGTGCACGCATATACTACATCacgccttcttctcttctgggtgtaCTGTGATGCAAATCTGCTGTTATGCAAATCGTACTACACATGTTAGGCTTCGTGGCCGTTCCCTTCACTGTCTCTGACATTGGCACCACCATTTATCGCGCAGATGGCGGAGCATTTCAACAGGAAGGCGAGCTTGCTGGAAACAGTCCCGCTGGGTTCCTTCAACTCGCTCTTCAGCTTTACTGGTTCTTGGAAGAATGATGCGGCCGCGACAAAGGCCCTTGCAGTTGATGGCTATTCTGTTCCGCTATATAGAGTTAAAATAACTAGTGATGAACTGGTTCTACAAGAGAGTGTAAAGCGCGCAATTCCATATACTTGGGATCCACCAGCATTGGCTAGGTCAGTAGGTAATCTTCTCCATTGACCCTGCTCTCAGGGTCAGTTTTACATTTGGCTGTCCTACATGACTTTTTGCATATTACCTGCCCTTATCATACAATAACAAGGTGCCCTTGTCTCATTTCTGCTCAGCTTTATCGAGAATTATGGCACACACATTATTACTTCTGTAATGGTTGGTGGTAAGGATGAAGTATACATAAAGCAGCATTCCTCATCCCAATTGTCTGAAATGGAGTTCAGAAATTATGTCAGAGAAATTGGGAACGAGAGGTTCTCAGATGTGGAGAACAAGTCAAATGCACCCCCCATCAATTATAGCGAAAAGGTTAGTCAGTTCATAGCGTAAAAAATGATCttaaattttgggacggagggagtaccttgttaATTGCAAGTGTTGATAATAATATCAATAGGAAATTGGACATTCTCAATGTATGCACCTTGAGGGTGGTGTCAGTTTACAAGATGCCATTACATAGCGTCTATTTATTTGACCCGTCTTTGAAAACGGCCTAAAGTATCACCAGTAGGAAATTAGCTACTTTGAACTGTCACACATGTTCAATTCGAAAAAAAAACTATAATAACATATGTGATATGTGTACTGCACCTCTTACTGTAAGCAAATCCTAATTCCAGTCCCATATACAGGACATGACAGTAATCTTCAGAAGGAGGGGAGGTTGCGATCTTGTTCAGAATTCTGTTGAGTGGATAAAAACTGTTTCGTCAGCACCAGATGTCATAGGCATGACATTTCTCCCTATTGTTTCACTCGTCGATGATATACCTGGGAAGAAGCACATTGCTCGTGCCATTGATCTATACTTGAC
The Triticum dicoccoides isolate Atlit2015 ecotype Zavitan chromosome 3A, WEW_v2.0, whole genome shotgun sequence genome window above contains:
- the LOC119268852 gene encoding MACPF domain-containing protein CAD1-like — protein: MSLAGSALEAALQAVGRGLDAAGDHRLLYCKGAGRLVALDEARARDLPIGGGVLCGVPPDVEVEAYRGNPERSRPPPPGAAPDEPFVCSFDKMAEHFNRKASLLETVPLGSFNSLFSFTGSWKNDAAATKALAVDGYSVPLYRVKITSDELVLQESVKRAIPYTWDPPALASFIENYGTHIITSVMVGGKDEVYIKQHSSSQLSEMEFRNYVREIGNERFSDVENKSNAPPINYSEKDMTVIFRRRGGCDLVQNSVEWIKTVSSAPDVIGMTFLPIVSLVDDIPGKKHIARAIDLYLTYKPPIEELQYFLDFQVPLVWAPVPLGIAGQNRKEPVCPSLQFSLMGPKLFVSTEQVSVGRRPITGLRLCLEGTKQNRLAIHLQHLGSLPKIFLPHWDSHITIGPPKWQGPEEQDSRWFEPIKWKNFAHVSTAPIEYTETNITDLSGVYIVTGAQLGVWDFGAKSVLHLKLLFSRVPGCTIRRSVWDHSPSSAMHRTDEASSSSSDNAKLVKIVDMTETLKGPQDAPGHWLVTGAKLGVEKGRIIVRAKYSLLNY